A genomic window from Candidatus Bathyarchaeota archaeon includes:
- a CDS encoding cobalamin biosynthesis protein: MFEGNISFLFDSLLVFILAFLIDILFGEAPDRFHPTLWMGTIAGRLKPKLKNDNPKIEKINGIFLCLGLLALFVTPTYFGVLWIRESFGWLVYIVACALILQTTFAIKCMKQYTLPVAEAVEKQDYETAKQYLPFIVRRNPNGLTSRHIISAAVETIAEGTTDGITSPFFYFALFGVSGAVAFRVINTLDSMVGYKDKEHINIGWFSASMDTIVNYIPTRLTAILMVLSSFVLRNDWKKSWRILRRDNKNTISPNAGWTISAMAGALNIQLEKPGHYIIGDENNLLPMHITKALQIMLMTSILFVIFVVFPLLFLRVIAI; the protein is encoded by the coding sequence ATGTTTGAAGGAAATATTTCGTTTCTTTTTGATTCTTTGTTAGTATTTATTTTGGCATTTTTGATTGACATACTTTTTGGCGAAGCTCCAGACCGGTTTCATCCAACCCTATGGATGGGAACCATTGCAGGGCGCCTTAAACCAAAATTAAAAAACGATAACCCTAAAATTGAAAAAATTAATGGAATTTTTCTTTGTTTAGGTCTTCTTGCCTTATTTGTAACTCCCACATATTTCGGGGTGTTATGGATTCGTGAATCATTCGGTTGGTTAGTTTACATTGTTGCCTGTGCTTTGATATTACAGACCACTTTTGCAATTAAGTGCATGAAACAATACACTTTGCCTGTTGCTGAAGCAGTTGAAAAACAAGATTATGAAACAGCGAAACAGTATCTGCCCTTTATTGTAAGGCGCAACCCAAACGGACTGACTAGTCGTCACATTATTTCTGCAGCAGTGGAAACAATAGCAGAAGGAACCACCGACGGGATTACGTCACCCTTTTTTTATTTTGCATTGTTTGGAGTTTCAGGTGCAGTTGCTTTTAGGGTTATTAACACATTGGATTCAATGGTAGGATACAAAGATAAAGAACACATTAACATTGGTTGGTTTTCTGCTTCAATGGACACCATAGTTAATTATATTCCAACCAGACTAACTGCAATTTTGATGGTTTTATCATCATTCGTGTTAAGAAATGATTGGAAAAAATCATGGAGAATTTTGAGAAGAGATAATAAGAACACAATCAGCCCCAACGCAGGGTGGACAATATCAGCAATGGCTGGTGCGTTAAACATACAACTAGAAAAACCGGGTCACTACATTATTGGAGATGAAAACAATCTATTACCCATGCACATAACTAAAGCCCTTCAGATAATGCTAATGACTTCAATATTGTTTGTAATTTTTGTAGTGTTTCCTTTGTTGTTTTTGAGAGTAATAGCAATCTAA
- the cobN gene encoding cobaltochelatase subunit CobN, producing MTKLRLVYVATVITDTVPLVSAVKSVNQQFGDIVDVRIQTGIFGENFRKMDDFLDFSKKSHIAIAHLMGEFPDYERFVATLNSSNVPTLIISPNKDQPSVCNVEQKDKQRILKYLQYNGKKNFENLLLYLVNRFTGANYDVCPPEKIQWEGVYHPDFDKIVSLDEYFETKLTPGKPTVGILFHITQLRGENTSFVDSLIASIEHHGANAIAVSHGGNLVNTIENFFMKNGKPVIDAIVSVLSFSLTSSSSKASEALAKLNVPLIKAITTVNSFENWRDTMQGLSFIDIPPSVVMPEFDGFLVTVPMAALDSTKISSFTGTRILQFEPIPERVDKVARLSINWAKLKHVPNRERKIAIIFHNYPPRNDTIGKAFAIDTPVSVLNLLIDMKNAGYNLDNIPDSGQELIDGIINGLTNDLRWLSIEELAKRAVGKTSSKQYLEWFNELPFDAKEKMTEKWGEPLGKFFSYQNNLIVPGIINGNIFLGLQPPRGTLGDDSASYHSPDLSLSHHYYGYYRWIRDVFKADVVIHVGTHGSLEWLPGKSVGLSGSCFPDVAISDLPNVYPYVITNPGEGTQAKRRSYCCIVDYLIPVMHNADSYEETAELEVHLQEYYHAKLVDEEKLPVLQKVIWETVVAGKLDHDLDVTSDVVFADFDAFLETLHSYLHDLADAQLRDGLHTLGQPPVGERLEEFLVTLTRLSNGSTPSLRQSLAELKGYDYEDLLANKGKFRSDGGTNGDVIREMNGIALELMKQFNAKGFAESKIDAILLDVLGCSDPKVKQCLEYVANFLVPALKKTTDELFNVISAFEAGFVPPGPSGSITRGMADVLPTGRNFYSVDPRAVPSPASWRVGVALAEGLLERYLKEESSYPESVGTILWATDTMKTKGDDIAEILYLMGVKPVWEESSGRVKGLELISLEELKRPRIDATVRISGLFRDTFPNIVHLIDDAVALVAGLDESLDQNFVRKHVENEVRERVTEGVDENQAREEAHYRVFGDRPGAYGCGVSELVSSKNWENQEDLSDIYISWGSYAYSRKVYGESVPERFKSRLSEIQATVKNQDSREYDILDCDDWYDAHGGMIVSVKTLTGKAPRSFCGDSSDPDRVKIRTTAEETCHVFRTRLLNPKWIDSMVRHGYAGAGTLSKTLDDVMGWDATVEVVEDWMYEDLANKYVLDKKMQEWLKEVNPYALQNMLERLLETINRNLWNATEEMKKELQRLYLEIEGVLEGANE from the coding sequence GTGACTAAACTCCGTTTGGTTTACGTTGCAACAGTAATAACTGATACAGTACCTCTTGTTTCAGCAGTAAAATCTGTAAACCAACAATTTGGCGACATAGTGGATGTTCGTATCCAAACAGGAATATTTGGTGAAAACTTCCGCAAGATGGACGATTTTCTTGATTTTTCCAAAAAATCTCATATAGCTATCGCCCATTTGATGGGTGAATTTCCCGATTATGAACGATTTGTAGCAACATTAAACAGCTCAAATGTTCCAACATTAATTATTTCTCCAAACAAGGATCAACCCAGCGTATGTAATGTTGAGCAAAAAGATAAGCAGCGAATTTTGAAGTATCTTCAGTATAATGGAAAAAAGAATTTTGAGAATCTACTATTGTATTTGGTCAATCGTTTTACTGGTGCTAATTATGATGTTTGCCCTCCCGAAAAAATTCAATGGGAAGGTGTTTATCATCCTGATTTTGACAAGATTGTTTCTTTGGACGAATATTTTGAAACAAAACTTACACCAGGGAAGCCCACTGTCGGTATTTTATTTCATATTACTCAGCTGCGTGGAGAAAACACCAGTTTTGTTGACAGTTTAATTGCATCTATTGAGCATCATGGTGCAAACGCTATTGCAGTATCTCATGGGGGCAATCTGGTTAATACTATTGAGAATTTTTTCATGAAAAACGGAAAACCAGTCATTGACGCGATAGTCAGTGTTTTGAGTTTTTCGTTGACTTCTTCAAGTAGTAAAGCTTCTGAGGCTTTAGCTAAGCTTAATGTTCCCCTAATTAAGGCGATAACAACAGTCAATAGTTTTGAAAACTGGCGTGACACTATGCAGGGATTAAGTTTCATCGACATTCCCCCTAGTGTAGTTATGCCCGAGTTTGATGGTTTTCTTGTCACTGTGCCTATGGCGGCACTGGATTCAACTAAAATCAGCTCTTTTACTGGAACTAGAATCCTTCAATTTGAACCGATTCCTGAACGTGTGGACAAAGTTGCGCGATTAAGCATTAATTGGGCTAAACTAAAACATGTTCCCAATAGGGAACGAAAAATTGCAATAATTTTTCATAATTATCCTCCGCGAAATGACACTATCGGCAAAGCCTTTGCAATAGATACTCCTGTTTCGGTTTTGAACTTGTTAATTGATATGAAAAATGCAGGCTATAATTTGGATAATATCCCTGACAGTGGACAAGAATTGATTGATGGGATAATCAATGGTTTGACTAACGACTTACGGTGGTTGAGCATCGAAGAGCTTGCAAAACGTGCAGTTGGAAAAACATCAAGTAAACAATATCTTGAATGGTTTAACGAATTGCCTTTTGATGCTAAAGAAAAAATGACGGAAAAATGGGGCGAGCCCCTAGGCAAGTTTTTCAGTTATCAAAATAATTTGATTGTGCCTGGAATAATCAACGGTAACATTTTCCTTGGCCTTCAGCCTCCACGAGGTACTTTGGGGGATGACTCAGCAAGCTATCACAGTCCAGATCTTTCGTTGTCTCATCATTATTACGGATATTACCGTTGGATTCGGGATGTGTTTAAAGCAGACGTAGTGATTCATGTTGGAACCCATGGAAGCTTGGAGTGGTTGCCTGGTAAATCTGTAGGTTTGTCTGGTTCTTGTTTTCCCGATGTAGCAATTTCTGATTTGCCTAACGTGTATCCTTATGTTATTACGAATCCTGGGGAGGGCACACAGGCAAAGCGGCGAAGTTACTGTTGTATTGTTGATTACTTGATTCCTGTAATGCATAACGCTGACTCATATGAAGAAACAGCAGAACTTGAAGTTCATCTACAGGAATATTATCATGCGAAGCTTGTAGATGAAGAAAAGTTGCCTGTTTTGCAAAAAGTGATTTGGGAAACCGTTGTTGCAGGCAAGCTGGATCATGATCTGGACGTAACTTCAGATGTTGTTTTTGCTGATTTTGATGCCTTCTTAGAAACCTTGCATTCTTATTTGCATGATTTGGCTGATGCTCAGCTTCGGGATGGTTTACATACTCTTGGTCAGCCCCCTGTTGGTGAGCGTTTAGAAGAGTTTTTGGTTACTTTAACTCGGTTAAGCAATGGTTCTACTCCGTCTTTGCGGCAGTCTCTTGCTGAGTTGAAAGGCTACGATTATGAGGATTTGCTTGCGAACAAGGGAAAGTTTCGTTCTGATGGGGGGACAAATGGTGACGTGATCAGAGAAATGAACGGTATTGCTTTGGAGTTAATGAAACAGTTCAATGCAAAGGGTTTTGCTGAATCTAAAATTGATGCCATTCTGTTAGATGTGCTTGGTTGCAGTGACCCGAAAGTGAAACAGTGTTTGGAATATGTAGCCAATTTTCTAGTTCCTGCGTTGAAAAAAACTACTGATGAATTGTTCAATGTTATTTCTGCTTTTGAAGCTGGTTTTGTTCCTCCAGGTCCTTCTGGTTCTATTACAAGAGGCATGGCGGATGTTTTGCCGACGGGCAGAAATTTTTATTCTGTTGATCCCCGTGCTGTTCCTTCTCCTGCTTCCTGGCGTGTGGGTGTTGCATTGGCTGAGGGTTTGCTGGAACGTTATTTGAAGGAGGAGAGTAGTTATCCTGAAAGTGTTGGCACTATTTTGTGGGCAACAGATACCATGAAAACAAAAGGGGACGACATTGCAGAAATTTTGTATTTAATGGGTGTAAAACCAGTGTGGGAAGAATCCAGTGGTCGGGTAAAAGGTTTAGAGCTTATTTCTCTTGAAGAGCTTAAACGTCCTAGAATTGATGCTACTGTTCGGATTAGTGGTTTGTTCCGGGACACTTTTCCTAATATTGTTCATCTTATTGATGATGCAGTGGCTTTGGTTGCAGGTCTTGATGAGTCTTTGGACCAAAATTTTGTAAGAAAACACGTGGAAAATGAAGTTCGTGAACGTGTCACGGAAGGAGTTGATGAGAATCAAGCTCGGGAAGAAGCTCATTACCGTGTTTTTGGGGACCGCCCGGGAGCATATGGTTGTGGCGTAAGTGAGTTGGTTAGTTCCAAGAATTGGGAAAACCAAGAAGATCTCAGTGATATATACATCAGTTGGGGCAGTTATGCTTACAGCAGAAAAGTTTACGGTGAATCAGTGCCTGAGCGTTTCAAATCCCGTCTTAGTGAAATTCAAGCAACTGTAAAAAATCAAGATTCCCGAGAATATGACATTTTGGATTGTGATGACTGGTATGATGCTCATGGGGGCATGATTGTTTCTGTTAAAACGTTAACTGGAAAGGCGCCCCGCTCTTTTTGTGGGGACAGTTCCGACCCCGACAGGGTAAAAATTAGGACCACTGCTGAAGAAACGTGCCATGTTTTTCGTACCCGTCTTTTGAATCCTAAATGGATTGATAGTATGGTCCGTCATGGTTATGCTGGTGCTGGTACTTTATCCAAGACTCTTGATGATGTTATGGGCTGGGATGCCACCGTTGAAGTTGTTGAAGACTGGATGTACGAAGACTTGGCCAACAAGTATGTTTTAGACAAAAAAATGCAAGAATGGCTCAAAGAAGTCAATCCTTACGCTTTACAAAACATGCTTGAACGCCTTTTAGAAACCATCAACCGAAACCTATGGAACGCAACTGAAGAAATGAAAAAAGAACTCCAACGACTCTACTTAGAAATCGAAGGTGTACTAGAAGGAGCAAACGAATAA
- a CDS encoding CRISPR-associated endonuclease Cas1 → MVKTKIEPYLGFLHSVQHGKPSLVCDNQDVYRYLIDDYLIEREQKLCKKDFVVGTDFMMRLKMGKRVHLCGYEADALAADGLNKLFEKRVEIPRIKHGKRQTLDTLITEELILLAKYLRNERKQWQSRIAQIGLAL, encoded by the coding sequence TTGGTCAAAACAAAAATAGAACCATACCTCGGATTCTTACATTCAGTTCAACATGGAAAACCTAGTTTAGTTTGTGACAATCAAGATGTTTACAGATACCTGATTGATGACTATCTCATTGAACGTGAACAAAAACTATGTAAGAAAGATTTTGTTGTTGGCACTGATTTTATGATGCGCCTAAAAATGGGAAAACGAGTTCACTTATGCGGATACGAAGCTGATGCCCTAGCAGCAGATGGATTAAACAAGTTATTTGAAAAAAGGGTTGAAATTCCAAGAATCAAACATGGCAAACGACAAACATTGGACACTTTGATTACCGAAGAATTAATTCTATTAGCTAAATATTTGCGAAACGAAAGAAAACAATGGCAATCAAGAATTGCACAAATAGGTTTAGCTTTATAA
- a CDS encoding DUF4443 domain-containing protein: protein MSESQSSFQTQRKNLESTSFDDETNQESCSELLDALEKIKSKIARGPAPAFTEAHVIKTVEIIANYKIVGRTTLSNKLELGIGTTRTILKHLKNYGYISSSKFGFELSPKGKKLFSQIQSKISQRIQVPKNQLAVGPVVVAVLVKNAGHKVNKGIEQRNTAIRAGAAGATTLVYCDNKIVMPLKKKHSTKGLKQIQQTATSKLNPQNNDVVILGSGTTPTNAEIGAIMAAIKLLKNNNINK, encoded by the coding sequence ATGAGCGAGAGCCAAAGCTCCTTTCAAACCCAAAGAAAAAATTTAGAATCAACTAGTTTTGATGATGAAACAAACCAAGAATCATGTTCCGAACTTTTAGATGCCTTAGAAAAAATTAAAAGCAAAATTGCCCGTGGACCAGCACCCGCCTTTACTGAAGCCCACGTGATTAAAACGGTGGAAATTATTGCCAATTACAAAATAGTAGGACGAACAACCCTATCAAATAAACTTGAACTGGGAATTGGAACCACTAGAACTATTTTGAAGCATCTCAAAAACTATGGATATATCTCCAGTTCAAAGTTTGGTTTTGAGTTGTCACCAAAAGGAAAAAAACTATTTTCACAAATTCAATCAAAAATCAGCCAACGAATCCAAGTACCAAAAAATCAGTTAGCTGTCGGTCCCGTAGTTGTTGCAGTTTTAGTAAAAAATGCAGGCCACAAAGTAAACAAAGGAATTGAACAAAGAAACACCGCAATAAGGGCAGGAGCAGCAGGGGCAACCACATTAGTTTATTGTGACAACAAAATAGTCATGCCTTTAAAGAAAAAACACAGCACCAAAGGCCTAAAACAAATACAACAAACAGCGACCAGCAAACTAAACCCTCAAAACAACGATGTAGTAATTCTAGGTAGCGGAACAACTCCAACAAACGCAGAAATCGGAGCTATAATGGCAGCAATAAAACTACTAAAAAACAACAACATAAACAAATAA
- a CDS encoding winged helix-turn-helix transcriptional regulator has product MNLLRDKGELTKFQILFEIKRKQPHVKQEDISKTLGITVQAVSKHFKKLINEGLIEPGADKANYMLTPKAIEKLQEGAKSLERYALRIESGLKIERVWPALAAQPIKAGDQVGIIMKEGIVYAVPADHSDAKVFGVATTDAKTGEDLGFEYLKGKVKVERGRILIVKLPSIKEGGSRSVDLAKVKKLYKEFQPNRIGVMGSVGRAVLNKLELKADIEFGINRAAAIAALRGLDVFVLVVGRMANRMIEEIDEMNIKRTINIPYEMKDGRKT; this is encoded by the coding sequence ATGAATCTACTAAGGGATAAGGGCGAGTTAACAAAATTTCAGATTCTTTTTGAAATAAAACGAAAACAACCCCATGTCAAACAAGAAGATATCAGCAAGACCCTAGGAATAACAGTGCAAGCAGTTTCAAAGCATTTTAAAAAACTCATCAATGAAGGGTTAATCGAACCCGGAGCTGACAAAGCAAACTATATGTTAACGCCCAAGGCCATCGAAAAATTACAGGAAGGAGCCAAAAGCCTAGAAAGATATGCCCTTAGAATAGAAAGCGGATTAAAAATTGAACGAGTCTGGCCTGCCCTTGCAGCCCAGCCCATAAAAGCTGGAGACCAAGTCGGAATCATAATGAAGGAAGGCATAGTTTATGCAGTGCCTGCTGACCATTCTGATGCCAAAGTTTTTGGAGTTGCAACAACGGACGCAAAAACAGGGGAAGATTTGGGTTTTGAGTACCTAAAAGGAAAAGTCAAAGTTGAACGTGGAAGAATCCTAATAGTCAAACTGCCCAGCATAAAAGAAGGAGGTTCCCGATCTGTTGATTTAGCTAAAGTGAAGAAACTCTACAAAGAATTTCAGCCCAACAGAATTGGGGTCATGGGTTCTGTGGGAAGAGCAGTTTTAAATAAACTGGAACTCAAAGCAGACATCGAATTTGGCATTAACCGAGCAGCAGCTATTGCAGCTTTGCGGGGTTTAGATGTTTTTGTTCTTGTTGTTGGCAGAATGGCGAACCGAATGATAGAAGAAATTGACGAAATGAACATCAAGCGCACAATTAACATACCGTATGAGATGAAAGACGGGAGAAAAACATGA
- a CDS encoding putative cobaltochelatase, producing the protein MRWRTKTVYSFSAIVGQETMKMALILNVINPKIGGVLLRGEKGTGKSMAVRALAHLLPEVDVVADCPFHCDPINQKEMCDSCSTKLAKGKKLPVRKRSVSVVDLPIGATEDRLVGTIDIEKAIKTGEKHFEPGLLAEANRSILYIDEVNLLDDHLVDVLLDAAAMGINFVEREGVSFSHPSHFVLVGTMNPEEGDLRPQLLDRFGLTVEVKGIPYREARAEIVRRRVAFEFDPQGFVDSCHEEQEKMRKKIVDATNLLPKVKLNDDLLDLITQICVDFAVDGHRADITIYKTACTIAAFRGRTEVTEEDVREAAELALPHRLRRQPFEEPKQEQQQIQDNINKWKQNQEQQSPSESNSPQEDSSSDSPLENEQPQQEQIFEADSPGKVKPLETPVLDEMQRSGSGRRSKTRTNSKSGRYVSSAIPKGKVTDLAFDATLRAAALCQNRRREESNSENVLLIEKSDLRQKVREKKMGNLIVFVVDASGSMAAQERMAATKGAILSLLIDAYQRRDRVGMIAFRKNCAEVILPPTSSVELAQKCLARLPTGGRTPLAHGLKSGLDTIRDCMRRDKEAIPLLALVSDGRANVNMYDGDPVEEAKTMARAIKSAGIKSIAIDTERDFISFGLVNQICSEMGGKYLRLEELSAAPIASAVRSNLPQNYGIINTNFGCENA; encoded by the coding sequence ATGCGCTGGCGAACCAAAACAGTATACTCCTTCTCCGCAATTGTCGGACAAGAAACCATGAAAATGGCATTAATCCTTAACGTCATAAACCCAAAAATCGGCGGAGTCTTACTAAGAGGGGAAAAAGGAACTGGAAAATCAATGGCAGTAAGAGCATTAGCCCATCTATTGCCTGAAGTCGATGTAGTTGCTGATTGCCCTTTCCATTGTGATCCCATTAACCAAAAAGAAATGTGTGATAGCTGTAGCACCAAACTTGCCAAAGGAAAAAAACTCCCCGTTAGAAAACGGTCAGTATCTGTTGTTGATTTACCCATAGGCGCAACAGAAGACCGCCTCGTAGGTACAATTGACATCGAAAAAGCAATAAAAACTGGAGAAAAACATTTCGAACCAGGACTTCTAGCCGAGGCTAACCGAAGCATACTCTACATAGACGAAGTAAACCTGCTAGATGACCACCTTGTTGACGTTCTTTTGGACGCTGCCGCAATGGGCATAAACTTTGTCGAACGAGAAGGAGTTTCTTTCAGTCATCCTTCCCATTTTGTTTTAGTAGGAACAATGAACCCTGAAGAAGGAGACCTTCGCCCCCAACTTCTAGACCGTTTTGGATTAACAGTTGAAGTAAAAGGCATTCCATACCGTGAAGCCCGCGCAGAAATCGTCCGAAGGCGGGTAGCCTTTGAATTTGACCCTCAAGGGTTTGTTGATAGTTGTCATGAAGAACAAGAAAAGATGCGCAAAAAGATAGTTGATGCAACCAATCTTTTGCCCAAAGTTAAATTAAATGATGATTTGCTTGACTTAATTACTCAAATCTGTGTAGACTTTGCTGTTGATGGTCACCGGGCAGACATTACAATCTACAAAACTGCATGCACAATAGCCGCCTTCAGAGGAAGAACCGAAGTAACCGAAGAAGATGTCCGTGAAGCTGCAGAACTGGCACTTCCTCATCGTCTTCGTCGTCAACCCTTTGAAGAACCAAAACAAGAACAACAGCAAATTCAAGACAACATCAATAAATGGAAACAAAACCAAGAACAACAATCTCCCTCTGAAAGTAATTCCCCTCAGGAAGATTCCTCGTCTGATTCCCCTTTAGAAAATGAACAGCCTCAACAGGAACAAATTTTCGAAGCTGATTCTCCCGGAAAAGTGAAGCCTTTGGAAACTCCAGTTTTGGATGAGATGCAACGCAGTGGCTCAGGTCGAAGGTCAAAAACTAGAACCAATTCAAAATCTGGTCGTTATGTTTCTAGTGCAATTCCTAAAGGAAAAGTTACTGACCTTGCTTTTGATGCTACTTTGCGGGCTGCTGCTCTTTGTCAAAACAGGAGAAGAGAAGAATCTAACAGCGAAAATGTGTTGCTTATTGAAAAATCTGATCTTCGCCAGAAAGTTCGAGAAAAGAAAATGGGCAATTTAATCGTGTTTGTTGTTGACGCCAGCGGTTCAATGGCTGCCCAAGAACGCATGGCTGCAACTAAAGGTGCTATTTTGTCTCTTTTAATTGATGCTTATCAACGTCGTGACCGAGTGGGAATGATTGCTTTCCGGAAAAACTGCGCTGAAGTTATTCTTCCTCCAACCAGCAGTGTGGAATTAGCCCAAAAGTGTTTAGCACGGCTTCCTACTGGTGGTCGTACGCCCCTTGCTCATGGCTTGAAGTCTGGGTTAGACACTATCCGTGACTGTATGCGAAGAGACAAAGAAGCCATTCCTCTTTTGGCTTTAGTTTCTGATGGTCGAGCAAACGTCAACATGTATGATGGCGACCCCGTAGAAGAAGCAAAAACAATGGCTCGTGCAATCAAATCTGCTGGAATTAAATCAATTGCCATTGATACCGAACGGGATTTTATTTCCTTTGGTTTGGTGAACCAGATATGTTCTGAAATGGGTGGAAAATATCTGCGCTTAGAAGAATTGAGTGCCGCACCAATTGCTTCTGCAGTTCGTAGCAATTTGCCTCAAAATTATGGAATAATAAACACAAATTTTGGTTGTGAAAATGCATGA